The following are from one region of the Pectobacterium actinidiae genome:
- a CDS encoding paraquat-inducible protein A, whose amino-acid sequence MCRLLSARKAGVTGCHFCHLVFQPATDSMQSCPRCHTRQRLPDRKSLGRSWALLIAAVIVYVPANVLPVMFTSLFGRGKESTIMEGVVDFWHAGSYGIAVIIFIASVVIPCMKFLSMAVLLISSAIRSQWAQSERTRLYHITEWIGCWSMLDVIVVAVVSGLIQFHSLGEAEPRAGILFFGLVVFLTMLSALSFDPRLIWAGDK is encoded by the coding sequence ATGTGTAGGCTTCTGTCTGCTCGTAAGGCTGGCGTTACTGGCTGCCATTTTTGTCACCTGGTATTTCAGCCAGCAACTGACTCTATGCAAAGTTGCCCCCGCTGCCACACTCGGCAACGTCTCCCTGACAGAAAAAGTCTCGGACGCTCCTGGGCCCTGCTGATTGCCGCTGTGATTGTTTACGTCCCGGCCAACGTTTTGCCGGTAATGTTTACCAGTCTGTTTGGCCGCGGAAAAGAAAGCACGATTATGGAGGGAGTCGTGGATTTCTGGCATGCGGGTTCATACGGCATTGCCGTAATTATTTTTATTGCAAGTGTGGTAATTCCTTGTATGAAATTTCTATCCATGGCTGTACTCCTGATAAGTTCAGCGATCCGCAGTCAGTGGGCGCAAAGTGAAAGAACACGGCTTTATCACATTACGGAATGGATTGGCTGCTGGTCAATGCTGGACGTCATTGTCGTGGCTGTAGTCAGCGGGCTGATTCAGTTCCATTCACTGGGAGAAGCAGAGCCTCGCGCCGGGATTCTTTTTTTTGGACTGGTCGTATTTCTGACGATGTTATCCGCCTTGAGTTTTGACCCTAGACTAATCTGGGCAGGTGATAAATGA
- a CDS encoding DUF3313 domain-containing protein, whose protein sequence is MITFSRAIRLTLLAAVALLAGCASDDPVRYSGLDSSSQLTPNTGAESDRIPFRYGPQIDWKKYNSLIIDPVIIYQGPDNQFGDMEQSDRQKLASYMQEKFAEKLRPRFREGGSPSPSTLRLKLTLTGADTTTQFVGTFTKFDLAGGPYNIVQSIRGGQGMLSGYVNYAVEIYDTSTNKLLHAYVAKQYPNAMNISATIGSLSAAEVGIDKGADELAEILQ, encoded by the coding sequence ATGATTACATTCTCACGGGCAATACGCCTGACACTTTTGGCTGCGGTAGCTTTGCTCGCTGGTTGCGCGAGTGATGATCCCGTCCGTTATTCTGGCCTCGACTCATCCTCACAATTGACCCCCAACACTGGAGCCGAGTCTGATCGTATCCCCTTCCGTTATGGACCTCAGATCGACTGGAAAAAATATAACAGCCTCATTATTGACCCGGTAATTATTTATCAGGGTCCAGACAATCAGTTTGGTGATATGGAGCAATCAGATCGTCAGAAACTGGCCAGTTACATGCAGGAGAAATTTGCAGAGAAGTTACGCCCGCGTTTTCGTGAAGGAGGATCTCCTTCACCATCAACTTTACGCCTGAAGCTGACACTAACAGGGGCAGATACAACGACTCAGTTCGTGGGAACTTTTACTAAATTTGATCTTGCCGGGGGGCCGTACAATATCGTTCAGTCCATCCGAGGAGGACAGGGCATGCTGAGTGGTTATGTAAACTATGCGGTCGAAATTTATGACACCTCAACAAACAAGCTGTTGCATGCCTATGTAGCAAAACAGTACCCGAACGCCATGAATATCTCCGCCACTATCGGCTCCCTCAGTGCAGCAGAAGTAGGCATTGATAAGGGTGCAGATGAGCTGGCGGAAATACTTCAATAG
- a CDS encoding LysR family transcriptional regulator translates to MEPYLLPQLALFAEIARHKSFTRAAAELKVSRAAISHSLKTLEQRLNVRLLNRTTRDMSLTDEGLHLLRALEPALGSIERAIREIGNSRNHPSGLLRVNTSRSAAKMLIEPHLAEFLVRYPDLQLELVMDDGLANIIADGCDAGIRLGESLAEHVVAVPVTQMLEMVVAGSPSYFAKNAIPKTLADLAEHNCISYRRLTSGAVYDWEFSAEGDAHHQITVEPKGTFITNDDEGMINAALQGVGLIQHINLCLHRHLEEGSLVRVLDEWCPPFPGFYLYVPTRENMPARVRAFMDFLIEKRDAFQG, encoded by the coding sequence ATGGAGCCATATCTACTCCCCCAACTCGCACTTTTTGCAGAGATAGCACGTCATAAAAGCTTTACCCGAGCTGCCGCAGAGTTAAAAGTATCAAGGGCAGCTATATCTCATAGTTTAAAGACACTTGAGCAGCGTCTTAACGTGCGTTTACTCAACCGTACTACCCGAGATATGTCATTGACTGATGAGGGGTTACATCTACTCCGTGCCCTTGAGCCTGCACTTGGCTCCATTGAGCGCGCGATTCGTGAGATAGGCAATTCCCGTAATCATCCCTCAGGTCTTTTACGTGTGAATACTTCGAGGTCGGCCGCCAAAATGCTCATAGAGCCGCATTTGGCAGAGTTTCTTGTGAGATATCCCGATTTACAGTTGGAGCTGGTAATGGACGATGGTCTGGCGAATATTATTGCAGATGGTTGTGATGCGGGTATACGACTGGGCGAAAGTCTGGCTGAGCATGTTGTTGCAGTGCCTGTTACCCAAATGCTGGAGATGGTGGTGGCGGGTTCCCCCTCCTACTTCGCCAAAAATGCTATTCCAAAGACGCTGGCAGATCTTGCGGAGCACAATTGTATTTCTTACCGCAGGCTGACAAGTGGCGCAGTATACGATTGGGAATTTAGTGCTGAAGGCGATGCGCACCATCAAATCACGGTAGAACCCAAAGGCACTTTTATTACTAATGATGACGAAGGAATGATTAATGCAGCCCTCCAAGGAGTCGGGCTTATACAACATATCAACCTTTGCCTGCATCGTCATCTTGAAGAGGGATCGTTAGTACGAGTGCTTGACGAATGGTGTCCACCATTCCCAGGCTTTTATCTCTATGTTCCTACAAGGGAAAATATGCCAGCAAGGGTGCGTGCATTCATGGATTTTTTAATTGAGAAACGGGATGCATTTCAAGGTTAA
- a CDS encoding intermembrane transport protein PqiB codes for MKQTLRGEPVFARKNWRNVLIWIVPVIALLSGLSMLLQTKLAEGPEISISFRSAAGLEAGKTTVKYKDVTVGTVKEIILSTDNSAVLVRVQLAKSAESLIREDTRFWVVRPRVGISGVSGIDTILSGPYIGMDRGKSAESRREFVGLEIPPSIISDVQGSQFIIEAADLGSLDIGSPVYYRRIQVGRVASYHLREDGVGVILKVFIDAPYDRLVTSETRFWNVSGIDLSVGTEGFRLKTQTVAAMLAGGVAFASATTSDPHPHNKNVRYSLAPDEATALAHPDGPAIPFRLRFERSLRGLSVGAPVQFSSVVIGRVTSIDLDYNPTGYRFPTIVGIDVYPSRIGQVLKKLPQPAESEDIEHIAALFVRDLVSHGLRAQAVPSSLLTGQLFITFDFVPDAPKVPFDLTARPLLVPTVSGGLDKIQEQVAGIVTKINKLPLESIGNNLDTTLAELSKTLRMVNRQTLPEANRLMSQTQKTTEGVQDLIAEDSPLIINIMQTLQETSRTLKSLRGLSDQLDRHPESLLQGTPVDPVPESTVNPANSYQGKR; via the coding sequence ATGAAGCAAACGCTACGTGGTGAACCTGTGTTTGCCCGAAAAAACTGGCGTAATGTTCTTATATGGATTGTGCCGGTAATTGCCCTGCTGTCGGGCCTTTCTATGTTGCTGCAGACTAAACTGGCTGAAGGACCGGAGATCTCTATATCTTTTCGTAGTGCCGCAGGGCTTGAGGCAGGTAAAACTACAGTTAAATATAAAGACGTCACCGTGGGTACAGTTAAAGAAATTATTCTCAGCACAGATAATTCGGCGGTGCTTGTGAGAGTCCAATTAGCAAAGAGTGCAGAAAGTCTTATCCGGGAAGATACACGCTTTTGGGTAGTCAGGCCTCGTGTTGGAATAAGCGGTGTTAGTGGCATCGATACTATTCTTTCAGGGCCATATATTGGCATGGACAGAGGTAAATCAGCCGAAAGTAGGCGTGAATTCGTTGGGCTTGAAATCCCTCCATCAATTATCAGTGATGTACAAGGCAGCCAGTTCATTATTGAAGCCGCAGACTTGGGATCGCTTGATATCGGCTCACCTGTTTATTACAGGCGGATTCAGGTTGGCAGGGTCGCCTCTTACCATCTGAGGGAGGATGGTGTCGGTGTCATTCTTAAAGTCTTCATAGACGCGCCCTATGACCGGTTGGTAACGTCCGAGACACGCTTCTGGAATGTCAGTGGTATTGACCTCTCTGTGGGAACTGAAGGATTCCGCCTGAAAACGCAGACGGTTGCCGCCATGCTGGCCGGAGGTGTTGCATTTGCATCAGCCACAACCAGCGATCCTCACCCTCATAATAAAAACGTCCGTTACTCACTTGCCCCCGATGAGGCTACCGCACTGGCTCATCCAGATGGTCCTGCCATTCCATTCAGATTGCGATTCGAGCGCTCTCTTCGCGGCCTTTCTGTCGGTGCTCCGGTACAATTCTCGAGTGTGGTAATTGGACGTGTGACATCGATTGATCTCGATTACAATCCGACAGGCTATCGTTTTCCCACTATAGTAGGGATTGACGTATATCCGTCCCGCATTGGCCAAGTTTTGAAAAAATTACCCCAACCGGCAGAATCGGAAGACATTGAACATATCGCTGCGCTTTTCGTGCGTGATCTTGTCTCTCATGGTTTACGAGCGCAGGCGGTTCCTAGCAGTTTATTGACAGGTCAGCTTTTTATTACTTTCGATTTTGTACCCGACGCCCCTAAGGTCCCTTTTGACCTGACTGCTCGTCCTCTGCTGGTGCCTACCGTCAGCGGTGGACTGGATAAAATTCAGGAGCAGGTAGCCGGGATCGTCACAAAAATCAACAAACTCCCCCTGGAGTCAATCGGCAACAATCTGGACACCACACTGGCAGAACTCAGTAAAACTCTTCGGATGGTTAACCGCCAGACACTGCCTGAGGCAAACCGACTGATGAGCCAGACACAAAAAACTACTGAAGGTGTTCAGGACCTGATAGCTGAAGACTCACCCCTCATTATCAATATCATGCAGACACTTCAGGAAACCAGCAGAACACTCAAATCATTACGCGGTCTTTCAGATCAGTTAGACCGTCATCCGGAATCCTTATTACAGGGTACACCCGTGGACCCCGTACCTGAGAGCACGGTGAACCCCGCTAATTCATACCAAGGTAAACGCTAA
- a CDS encoding SDR family oxidoreductase: MNNNIKRVLVTGATGSVGREVVNILVRNNLIPVAMVRDALRGKEMLGNTELFICDLQNIHSLKNIGANIDAIIFTHGSSSNAGAMELDYAGVANVLHALECHRPRIVLMTSIYVTQRSGTLMELKDWKRRSERLLRASGLEYTIVRPGYFDLIKPGDDCLILGQGDKLDGGVGRRQIADVLVQSLLNNTALSKTFELVAGQGNAPDEWGALFKKLVADNGIDGAMDSLNMPLADEPENAKQDLARITRNMH, from the coding sequence ATGAATAACAATATCAAACGTGTTTTAGTAACCGGTGCAACTGGCAGCGTTGGCAGGGAAGTCGTCAATATCTTAGTTCGAAACAATCTTATTCCTGTGGCTATGGTACGGGATGCCCTTCGGGGAAAGGAAATGTTAGGGAATACAGAGCTTTTTATTTGTGATCTTCAAAATATTCATTCGCTTAAAAATATCGGAGCAAATATAGATGCAATAATCTTCACACATGGTTCATCCAGTAATGCAGGGGCGATGGAGTTGGATTATGCAGGGGTCGCAAACGTTTTGCATGCCTTGGAATGTCATCGGCCTCGAATCGTGCTTATGACATCAATTTATGTGACCCAACGTTCTGGAACTTTGATGGAATTAAAAGATTGGAAACGACGTTCTGAGCGTCTTCTCCGTGCGAGCGGTCTGGAATATACAATTGTTCGTCCGGGTTATTTTGATCTCATCAAACCAGGGGATGATTGTCTCATTTTGGGCCAGGGGGACAAATTAGATGGCGGGGTTGGACGTAGACAAATTGCAGATGTACTGGTACAAAGCTTGTTAAATAACACTGCCTTGAGTAAAACATTCGAGCTAGTGGCTGGTCAAGGCAACGCTCCCGATGAATGGGGCGCACTATTTAAGAAACTGGTTGCTGATAACGGGATTGATGGTGCGATGGACTCCCTGAACATGCCACTTGCAGACGAGCCTGAAAATGCAAAGCAAGATCTCGCCAGAATTACGAGAAATATGCATTAG
- a CDS encoding MipA/OmpV family protein, translating to MSWRKYFNSSHTLKGIFGGDKNMTSGFANKQRLALGLTLIVSPPAVSDDLALGLMAGVAESPYKETPPRVFPFPFVDYEGDFLFFHGGQGGIHLLKDRVNQFDVFAAYDPRQFRPQDSNDSKIQRLDKRRSTVTTGLEYSLRTYFGHFTASVAHDALNNSDGVFANTSYMYPFALTDWELTPEIGVRWDNKDQNNYYAGISIDESRRSGLPSYTPDDSFTPYIVLSANYHMSNDWKAFFSARYDITADEVKKSPMIDKNGVGIVSTGISYTF from the coding sequence ATGAGCTGGCGGAAATACTTCAATAGCAGCCATACGCTCAAAGGTATCTTCGGGGGAGACAAAAACATGACATCAGGATTTGCTAACAAACAGAGGCTGGCCTTAGGGCTCACGCTTATTGTGTCTCCTCCGGCAGTTTCAGATGACCTAGCACTTGGGTTAATGGCTGGCGTGGCAGAAAGCCCTTACAAGGAAACGCCCCCTCGGGTGTTTCCGTTTCCCTTTGTAGATTATGAAGGTGACTTTCTATTCTTCCATGGCGGGCAGGGAGGTATTCACCTCTTGAAAGACAGAGTAAATCAGTTTGATGTCTTCGCCGCCTACGATCCCCGACAATTCCGACCGCAGGATAGTAATGATTCGAAGATACAACGATTAGACAAACGACGGTCAACAGTTACAACCGGACTTGAATATTCTTTGCGAACTTATTTCGGCCATTTTACCGCTTCTGTAGCCCATGATGCGCTGAATAATAGCGACGGAGTGTTTGCAAACACTTCCTATATGTATCCTTTCGCCTTAACGGACTGGGAGTTGACACCTGAAATAGGCGTTCGCTGGGACAATAAGGACCAAAATAATTACTACGCTGGCATAAGCATAGATGAATCACGCCGCAGTGGGTTACCGTCTTATACGCCTGACGATAGCTTCACGCCTTATATTGTACTTTCAGCTAACTATCATATGAGCAACGACTGGAAAGCATTTTTCTCAGCCCGTTATGACATAACTGCTGATGAAGTGAAGAAAAGTCCAATGATAGATAAAAACGGTGTGGGCATAGTATCCACCGGCATTAGCTATACCTTCTGA
- a CDS encoding paraquat-inducible protein A, which yields MKKGGGLNTSAPPYNLTLLMKSMKIYHHLIVCPICNTLYRYRSDQLGRTACCERCHSVLWQNGGAGIYLVLPLTVAALITFSLASIYPVIMVNFHGVRNEITLWQAVWALAKGESFPLMAMLTTFLLIIAPLLQILLMLWLLVFAHFKQRAPGFIAMMKTLVWLRPWSMVEVGVLGFLVAAIKLSSLLEVAPGIGGWALAVSVVLIIIVTSHDLQSLWTLCPIVPFAESEHV from the coding sequence ATGAAAAAAGGCGGCGGACTGAACACATCAGCGCCGCCATATAATTTAACGCTGCTGATGAAATCCATGAAAATATACCATCATCTTATCGTGTGCCCGATTTGCAACACACTGTACCGTTATCGCTCAGACCAACTGGGCCGCACAGCGTGTTGTGAACGCTGCCATTCAGTACTCTGGCAGAACGGTGGCGCGGGGATATATCTGGTGTTGCCTCTTACCGTGGCAGCACTCATCACTTTTTCACTTGCGTCCATCTATCCGGTCATCATGGTTAATTTCCATGGCGTCAGAAATGAAATCACCCTATGGCAGGCGGTGTGGGCGCTAGCAAAGGGGGAGAGCTTTCCACTTATGGCAATGTTGACAACCTTTCTGCTTATTATCGCCCCTCTTTTGCAAATCTTACTTATGCTCTGGCTACTCGTGTTTGCTCATTTCAAACAGCGGGCACCGGGTTTTATTGCCATGATGAAAACGCTGGTATGGCTACGCCCCTGGAGTATGGTGGAAGTAGGTGTGCTGGGCTTTCTGGTTGCTGCGATTAAGCTATCTTCACTGCTGGAAGTGGCTCCCGGCATCGGTGGTTGGGCACTGGCAGTTTCCGTAGTGCTCATCATTATAGTGACCAGTCATGACCTGCAGTCCTTGTGGACTCTTTGCCCGATTGTTCCTTTTGCAGAGAGCGAACATGTGTAG
- a CDS encoding alpha/beta hydrolase, whose product MDSINIKNFYSTISANLYYPPDFDETKKYPAIISAHPIGSCKEQTSGNIYGTGLALAGYVVIAFDASFQGDSTGEPRHLENPALRVEDFKAVVDHLITLPYVEQERIGVLGICGGGGYAINAAMTERRIKAVVSVTGVNIGRLMREAFSSNDPLPLLEAISNQRTAEILGSTARVDDVLPSSPEEATRLGLTEIDVFEATEYYRTPRGQKPNGVNSWLFSHQSAAVGWDAFHLAEVLLTQPLMVVVGNKVGAFGAYRDGYEIFGKAASRKKEIVEIAGWSHYDLYDKPEPTELALKKIVPFFKEHL is encoded by the coding sequence ATGGATTCCATCAATATCAAGAATTTCTACAGCACCATTTCGGCAAACCTTTATTACCCTCCTGACTTTGACGAAACTAAAAAATACCCAGCCATTATCAGTGCACATCCGATTGGAAGCTGTAAGGAACAAACTTCAGGTAACATTTACGGCACTGGTCTTGCTCTCGCAGGTTATGTTGTCATCGCTTTTGATGCTTCATTCCAAGGTGATAGTACTGGTGAGCCACGCCATCTTGAAAACCCGGCACTACGTGTTGAGGATTTTAAAGCTGTTGTCGACCATCTAATAACTCTTCCTTACGTTGAGCAGGAACGGATTGGCGTACTTGGAATATGTGGTGGTGGTGGGTATGCAATTAATGCGGCAATGACTGAACGGCGGATCAAGGCAGTTGTTTCAGTGACCGGGGTTAATATTGGCCGACTGATGCGGGAAGCATTCAGCAGCAATGACCCACTGCCTTTACTGGAGGCGATAAGCAATCAACGCACTGCAGAGATACTTGGTAGCACTGCTCGAGTTGACGATGTATTACCTTCAAGCCCGGAAGAGGCCACACGCCTTGGTTTAACCGAAATCGATGTCTTTGAGGCCACAGAATACTACCGTACACCGCGAGGACAAAAACCCAATGGAGTTAATAGCTGGTTATTTTCACACCAGTCTGCAGCAGTTGGCTGGGACGCATTCCATTTAGCTGAAGTACTTCTTACACAGCCTCTTATGGTTGTTGTCGGTAACAAGGTTGGTGCTTTTGGTGCTTACCGCGACGGTTATGAAATTTTTGGAAAAGCAGCATCTAGGAAAAAAGAAATCGTGGAGATTGCAGGCTGGTCACATTATGACCTTTATGATAAACCCGAACCGACTGAGCTTGCCCTGAAGAAAATTGTGCCGTTCTTCAAAGAACATCTCTGA